In Agrobacterium tumefaciens, a single genomic region encodes these proteins:
- a CDS encoding ABC transporter ATP-binding protein, producing MTETKIQPLLSVRDLSVAFHQGGATSVAVDHVSFDLMPGEVVALVGESGSGKSVTANSILKLLPYPAASHPSGKILFDGKDMLTLPERALRAVRGNDITMIFQEPMTSLNPLHTIERQIGEILELHQAITGAEARARTLELLLQVGIREPEKRLKAYPHELSGGQRQRVMIAMALANRPKLLIADEPTTALDVTVQAQILELLGDLKTQHGMSMLFITHDLGIVRKFADRVCVMTKGKIVETGTVEQVFTDPQHAYTRHLLAAEPKGEPPHSDASKPVVMQGDDIKVWFPIKAGLMRRVVDHVKAVDGIDITLRAGQTVGVVGESGSGKTTLGLALSRLISSKGRISFIGQSIDSYSYEMMKPLRNRLQVVFQDPYGSLSPRMSVGEIIAEGLKVHERSLSADERDTRVATALEEVGLDPATRWRYPHEFSGGQRQRIAIARAMVLKPRFVMLDEPTSALDMSVQAQVVDLLRDLQAKHELAYLFISHDLKVVKALANDLIVMRHGKVVESGPAAEIFANPQQDYTKALLAAAFNIEAVKTKAVSQ from the coding sequence ATGACGGAAACAAAAATCCAGCCGCTTCTCTCCGTCCGTGATCTCTCAGTTGCCTTCCATCAGGGGGGCGCGACCAGCGTGGCTGTCGATCACGTCTCCTTTGACCTGATGCCGGGCGAAGTCGTCGCCCTTGTCGGTGAATCCGGTTCCGGCAAATCGGTAACGGCGAATTCCATTCTCAAATTGTTGCCCTATCCGGCGGCCAGCCACCCGTCGGGAAAAATCCTGTTCGACGGCAAGGACATGCTGACCCTGCCGGAGCGGGCGCTGCGTGCCGTGCGCGGCAACGACATCACCATGATTTTCCAGGAGCCGATGACCTCGCTTAACCCGCTCCACACCATCGAGCGGCAAATCGGCGAGATTTTGGAGTTGCATCAGGCGATCACCGGTGCGGAGGCGCGGGCGCGAACGTTGGAACTGCTGTTGCAGGTCGGCATCCGCGAGCCGGAAAAGCGCCTGAAGGCCTATCCGCATGAACTATCCGGCGGTCAGCGACAGCGCGTGATGATCGCCATGGCACTCGCCAACCGACCGAAACTGCTGATCGCCGACGAGCCGACCACGGCACTCGACGTGACGGTGCAGGCGCAGATACTGGAACTGCTCGGTGATCTGAAAACGCAGCACGGCATGTCCATGCTGTTCATTACCCATGATCTCGGCATCGTCCGCAAATTCGCCGACCGCGTCTGCGTCATGACCAAGGGCAAGATCGTCGAAACCGGAACGGTGGAGCAGGTATTTACCGATCCGCAGCACGCCTATACCCGCCATCTTCTGGCTGCCGAGCCGAAGGGCGAACCGCCGCATTCCGATGCCAGCAAACCGGTGGTCATGCAGGGCGACGACATCAAGGTCTGGTTCCCGATAAAGGCGGGGCTGATGCGCCGGGTGGTCGATCATGTCAAGGCGGTTGATGGTATCGATATAACCCTGCGCGCCGGCCAGACGGTGGGCGTCGTGGGCGAATCCGGCTCCGGCAAGACGACGCTTGGTCTTGCGCTCTCGCGGCTGATTTCCTCGAAGGGCCGCATCAGCTTCATCGGCCAGTCGATCGACAGCTATTCCTATGAGATGATGAAACCGCTCAGGAACCGGCTGCAGGTGGTGTTTCAGGACCCCTACGGTTCGCTCAGCCCGCGTATGTCGGTAGGCGAAATCATCGCGGAAGGCCTGAAGGTACATGAGCGGTCCCTCTCCGCAGACGAGCGCGATACGCGGGTTGCCACAGCACTGGAAGAGGTGGGCCTCGATCCGGCGACACGCTGGCGATATCCGCACGAATTTTCAGGTGGCCAGCGCCAGCGCATCGCCATTGCCCGCGCGATGGTGCTTAAACCCCGTTTCGTCATGCTGGACGAACCGACATCGGCCCTCGACATGAGCGTGCAGGCGCAGGTGGTCGATCTGCTGCGCGATCTCCAGGCGAAGCATGAACTGGCCTACCTCTTCATCAGTCACGACCTGAAGGTGGTGAAGGCGCTCGCCAACGACCTGATCGTCATGCGCCACGGCAAGGTGGTGGAAAGCGGTCCGGCGGCAGAGATTTTCGCCAACCCGCAGCAGGATTACACCAAGGCGCTTTTGGCAGCCGCCTTTAACATCGAGGCCGTGAAAACCAAAGCGGTTAGCCAGTAA
- a CDS encoding ABC transporter ATP-binding protein — MIEIDTITKRYGDVTVVDQVSLTVAPRTVTVIVGTSGSGKTTLLRMINRLVEPTSGVIRIDGQDVSAIPGFKLRRQIGYAIQGHGLFPHRTVVENIATVPQLIGWDRKRIEAKIDALMHLFQLDPGLYADRFPHELSGGQQQRVGVARALAAEPNILLMDEPFGALDPVIRAKAQNDLLDIQKKLGVTIVLVTHDMDEAFLLADRIAVMDKGRIVQDCPPAELVLKPATDFVRTMIGENERALKLLSVLSVADIVEPGSAEGEPLTEGTSQRDALSAMLWAGRDVLPVIKEDGQPVGRVRRDVLLQRATGAP; from the coding sequence ATGATCGAGATCGACACCATCACGAAACGATATGGCGATGTGACCGTCGTGGATCAGGTATCGCTGACCGTCGCGCCGCGCACCGTCACCGTCATCGTCGGCACATCCGGGTCGGGGAAAACCACCCTGCTGCGCATGATCAACCGGCTGGTGGAACCGACCTCCGGCGTGATCCGGATCGACGGTCAGGATGTCAGCGCCATTCCGGGTTTCAAACTGCGCCGCCAGATCGGTTATGCCATTCAGGGCCATGGGCTCTTTCCGCATCGAACCGTGGTGGAAAATATCGCGACCGTGCCGCAGTTGATCGGCTGGGATCGCAAACGCATTGAGGCCAAGATCGATGCGCTCATGCACCTCTTCCAGCTTGATCCCGGGCTTTATGCGGATCGTTTTCCGCATGAGCTTTCCGGCGGCCAGCAGCAGCGTGTCGGCGTGGCCCGTGCACTGGCCGCGGAACCGAACATTCTCCTGATGGACGAGCCCTTCGGCGCGCTCGACCCGGTGATCCGCGCCAAGGCCCAGAACGACCTTCTCGATATCCAGAAAAAACTCGGCGTCACCATAGTCCTCGTCACGCACGACATGGATGAGGCTTTCCTTCTGGCGGACCGTATTGCCGTGATGGACAAGGGCCGCATCGTGCAGGATTGCCCGCCGGCGGAGCTGGTGCTGAAACCGGCGACGGATTTCGTCCGCACCATGATCGGCGAAAACGAACGCGCGCTGAAACTGCTTTCGGTTCTCTCCGTCGCCGACATCGTGGAGCCGGGAAGTGCGGAAGGCGAACCGCTCACCGAGGGCACCAGCCAGCGCGATGCCCTGTCGGCCATGTTATGGGCGGGCCGCGATGTCTTGCCTGTCATAAAAGAGGATGGGCAACCCGTCGGCCGGGTGCGGCGTGACGTTCTCCTGCAGCGTGCCACTGGCGCCCCATGA
- a CDS encoding ABC transporter permease gives MKNVFSFFSLGLLVLALIIFLAAPQIFAPIFRPLVQANAPAIYTQANLFSLTLSHLTTVAIATGLATLTAGALAVLVTRPFGVDFLPLSRSIVNIGQTFPPVAVLALAVPMIGFGEKPTLIALFLYALLPVFENTLTGLTTLPATVMDAARGSGMTGWQRLTKVELPLALPAILAGVRLSAVISLSTATIGSTVAARTLGEVIIAGLQSNNLAFILQGGLIVAALAILIHAGFSALERSAARKTGH, from the coding sequence ATGAAAAACGTCTTCTCTTTTTTCTCTCTCGGACTTCTGGTGCTGGCACTGATCATCTTTCTTGCCGCACCGCAAATCTTCGCGCCGATCTTCCGCCCTCTCGTGCAGGCCAATGCGCCAGCCATCTATACACAGGCCAATCTCTTTTCCCTGACGCTCTCGCATCTGACCACCGTTGCGATCGCGACCGGACTGGCCACGCTCACGGCGGGGGCGCTTGCGGTTCTCGTCACCCGACCTTTCGGGGTGGATTTTCTGCCGCTGTCGCGCAGTATCGTGAATATTGGCCAGACCTTTCCGCCCGTGGCGGTACTGGCGCTGGCCGTGCCGATGATCGGTTTCGGCGAGAAACCCACGCTCATCGCGCTGTTTCTCTATGCGCTTCTGCCGGTGTTCGAAAATACGCTGACGGGACTAACCACACTGCCGGCCACGGTGATGGACGCCGCCAGAGGCAGCGGCATGACCGGCTGGCAGCGGCTCACCAAAGTGGAGCTGCCGCTTGCCCTTCCGGCCATTCTCGCTGGCGTCAGGCTTTCGGCCGTCATCAGTCTTTCAACCGCCACCATCGGGTCCACGGTCGCCGCCCGCACGCTCGGCGAAGTGATCATAGCCGGCCTGCAATCCAACAATCTCGCCTTCATTCTCCAGGGCGGTTTGATCGTTGCGGCACTGGCGATCCTGATCCACGCCGGCTTTTCCGCGCTGGAAAGGTCCGCAGCCCGCAAAACCGGCCACTGA
- a CDS encoding ABC transporter permease, producing the protein MTKWPDKVGVLISCLLLYALFASPFMTFRANRIVQGETRAIFEALPSAAATLLAAIILLAAFIAFFRFPARLKLAAALAGLAALSVFVGQAASFLTPEGNSFARVSPSSGFWLLFAGLALLATDCIARLEPKPAIRILLLLLAAAALSAVLASGLWNDLSIIKEYTGRSDIFWTEAVRHVELAIGSLIAATVAGIPLGILCYKVERLRAGVLNSLNIVQTIPSIALFGLLIAPLGWIAATVPGAAKIGIAGIGMAPAFVALFLYSLLPVVSNTVVGLAGVSHAVREAARGLGMTPVQRLLRVEFPLAMPVILTGIRIVLVQNIGLATIAALIGGGGFGVFVFQGIGQTAMDLVLLGTVPTVLLGFAAAITLDALIDSNLFSAGGRQKP; encoded by the coding sequence TTGACGAAATGGCCTGACAAGGTGGGCGTGCTGATTTCGTGCCTGCTTCTTTATGCGCTTTTTGCATCGCCCTTCATGACGTTTCGCGCCAACCGGATCGTTCAGGGGGAAACACGAGCAATCTTCGAGGCCCTTCCATCCGCGGCCGCGACACTGCTTGCGGCCATCATTCTTCTTGCGGCCTTCATCGCCTTTTTCCGTTTTCCTGCACGGTTGAAACTCGCAGCTGCACTGGCCGGTCTCGCGGCGCTCTCGGTTTTCGTCGGACAGGCTGCCTCCTTTCTCACGCCGGAGGGAAACAGTTTTGCCCGCGTCTCGCCGTCGAGTGGTTTCTGGTTGCTCTTTGCCGGGCTGGCTTTGCTCGCCACGGATTGCATCGCGCGTCTTGAGCCGAAACCCGCCATCCGAATCTTGCTGTTGCTGCTGGCGGCCGCCGCACTTTCCGCAGTGCTGGCAAGCGGCCTCTGGAATGATCTTTCCATTATCAAGGAATATACCGGCCGGTCCGACATATTCTGGACCGAGGCCGTGCGGCATGTGGAGCTCGCCATCGGGTCGCTGATCGCGGCGACCGTCGCGGGTATTCCGCTGGGCATCCTCTGTTATAAAGTCGAGCGGCTGCGGGCGGGGGTGCTGAACAGTCTCAACATCGTCCAGACCATCCCCTCCATAGCCCTTTTCGGCCTGCTGATCGCGCCACTCGGATGGATTGCGGCTACTGTGCCGGGCGCAGCGAAGATCGGCATCGCCGGCATCGGCATGGCGCCGGCCTTCGTGGCGCTGTTTCTCTATTCGCTGCTGCCGGTCGTTTCCAACACGGTGGTCGGTCTTGCCGGCGTTTCCCATGCAGTTCGGGAAGCGGCGCGCGGGCTTGGCATGACGCCGGTGCAGCGGTTGCTGCGGGTGGAATTTCCGCTCGCCATGCCGGTTATTCTCACCGGCATCCGCATCGTGCTGGTGCAGAATATCGGGCTCGCGACAATCGCTGCCCTGATCGGCGGCGGCGGGTTTGGCGTTTTCGTGTTTCAGGGCATCGGGCAGACGGCCATGGACCTCGTGCTGCTCGGCACCGTGCCGACCGTTCTCCTCGGCTTTGCTGCTGCGATCACACTCGACGCCCTGATAGACAGCAATCTCTTCAGCGCAGGCGGAAGGCAGAAGCCATGA
- the osmF gene encoding glycine betaine ABC transporter substrate-binding protein OsmF, producing MNRLMTLTGAGLALAFSVSIAQAQVVVSSKIDTEGGVLGNIILAVLNQNKIETTDRIQLGATPVVRKAITAGEIDIYPEYTGNAAFFFSKADDPLWKDAAKGYQEAKTLDHDANKIVWLTPSPANNTWAIALRKDVADKNNLKTLSDFGKYVADGGTVVLAASSEFVNSAAALPAFQTTYGFTMKPDQLITLSGGDTAATIAAAANQTNNANAAMVYGTDGGIAPSGLVVLEDDKHVQPVYQPAPIIREEVLKKHPNIEELLKPVFEKLDLATLQDLNARVQVGGEQAKTVALDFLTKNGFVK from the coding sequence ATGAACCGCTTGATGACCTTGACGGGCGCCGGACTTGCGCTTGCCTTTTCTGTTTCCATCGCTCAGGCGCAGGTGGTGGTGTCGTCGAAGATCGACACGGAGGGCGGCGTTCTCGGTAACATCATCCTCGCCGTTCTCAACCAGAACAAGATCGAGACGACGGATCGCATCCAGCTCGGCGCCACCCCGGTCGTCAGAAAAGCGATCACCGCGGGCGAGATCGACATCTATCCCGAATATACCGGCAACGCCGCCTTCTTTTTCTCCAAGGCGGATGACCCGCTCTGGAAAGACGCTGCCAAGGGGTATCAAGAGGCAAAAACACTCGACCATGACGCCAACAAGATCGTCTGGCTGACGCCATCTCCGGCCAACAACACCTGGGCGATCGCCCTGCGCAAGGATGTTGCCGACAAGAACAATTTGAAGACGCTTTCCGATTTCGGCAAATACGTTGCCGATGGCGGCACGGTGGTTCTTGCCGCTTCCTCGGAATTCGTCAATTCCGCCGCCGCCCTGCCGGCGTTTCAGACGACCTATGGCTTCACCATGAAGCCGGACCAGCTGATCACGCTTTCCGGCGGTGACACCGCGGCCACGATCGCCGCCGCCGCGAACCAGACGAACAATGCCAATGCCGCCATGGTCTATGGCACGGATGGCGGGATTGCCCCTTCCGGTCTTGTGGTTCTGGAAGACGACAAGCATGTGCAGCCGGTCTATCAGCCTGCGCCGATCATTCGCGAAGAGGTTCTGAAAAAGCACCCCAATATCGAGGAACTGCTGAAGCCCGTGTTCGAAAAGCTTGATCTCGCAACCCTGCAGGACCTGAATGCCCGCGTGCAGGTGGGCGGCGAACAGGCGAAAACCGTGGCGCTGGACTTCCTGACAAAGAACGGTTTCGTCAAGTAG
- a CDS encoding glutamine synthetase family protein yields the protein MMYDIENAKKFFADNPDIEILEAFVIDANGVPRGKWIPRERAIDVLGKGMAIPRSVYALDIWGRDVHAAGLAEGTGDPDGFCFPVPGTLSRVTWLGRPTAQVLLAMKNPDGTGFYGDPRHVLSQVLSAYKKAGLTPVVATELEFYLIDPVRSALDPVRPPHSREGRWHTGQTQVLSISELQDFEDVFHDISTACRAQGVLADTTLRENGPGQYEINLNHVPDALQAADFAVFLKRIVKGVARRHELDATFMAKPYGLQAGNGMHVHFSVLDRDGRNIYAGEDGPSDALMHSVGGLLENMGESMAIFAPHANSYRRLTPSEHAPTYASWGIDNRSAAVRVIVASKAATRIEHRVAGADTNPYLVLAMILSAALAGMKEKRQPGGAIAGDSHAINHEPLPTNWDYALQRFTRSSFAYATLGQKYRTLFSACKQQELSEFSLRVTDVEYDAYIRTV from the coding sequence ATGATGTATGATATTGAAAACGCAAAGAAATTTTTCGCCGATAACCCAGATATCGAAATTCTCGAAGCTTTCGTCATAGACGCGAACGGTGTCCCGCGTGGCAAATGGATTCCGCGCGAACGGGCAATCGACGTGCTTGGAAAGGGAATGGCGATCCCGCGATCCGTTTATGCGCTGGATATCTGGGGCCGGGATGTGCACGCCGCAGGTCTTGCCGAAGGTACGGGTGATCCTGATGGTTTTTGTTTCCCCGTTCCCGGCACGCTGTCACGGGTGACATGGCTTGGCCGGCCAACGGCGCAGGTTCTGCTGGCGATGAAAAACCCGGATGGAACCGGCTTTTATGGCGATCCGCGTCATGTTCTGTCGCAGGTGCTGAGCGCCTATAAAAAAGCTGGCCTCACGCCGGTCGTGGCCACTGAACTGGAATTTTACCTGATTGATCCCGTCCGCTCGGCGCTTGATCCGGTACGCCCGCCACACAGCCGTGAGGGCCGTTGGCACACCGGTCAGACGCAGGTTCTGTCGATTTCCGAATTGCAGGATTTCGAGGACGTCTTTCACGACATTTCCACGGCCTGCCGCGCGCAGGGTGTGCTTGCCGATACGACGCTGCGGGAAAACGGGCCGGGGCAATATGAGATCAACCTCAACCATGTGCCGGATGCCCTGCAGGCCGCCGATTTCGCCGTCTTTCTGAAGCGTATAGTCAAGGGCGTGGCACGGCGGCATGAACTCGACGCCACCTTCATGGCCAAGCCCTATGGGCTGCAGGCCGGTAACGGCATGCATGTGCATTTTTCCGTTCTCGACAGGGACGGCAGGAATATCTATGCCGGGGAAGATGGCCCGTCGGATGCGCTGATGCATTCGGTCGGCGGCCTGTTGGAAAACATGGGGGAAAGCATGGCGATCTTCGCACCCCATGCCAATTCCTATCGCCGCCTGACCCCCAGCGAACATGCGCCGACCTATGCCTCGTGGGGCATCGACAACCGCTCGGCAGCGGTGCGTGTCATCGTTGCCAGCAAGGCCGCGACGCGTATCGAGCATCGGGTGGCCGGTGCCGACACCAATCCCTATCTGGTTCTTGCGATGATCCTCAGCGCCGCACTTGCCGGCATGAAGGAGAAGCGCCAGCCCGGCGGCGCAATCGCCGGCGATAGCCACGCCATCAATCATGAACCGCTTCCCACCAACTGGGACTATGCCCTGCAGCGCTTCACGCGGTCGAGCTTCGCCTATGCAACGCTTGGCCAGAAGTACCGGACGCTGTTTTCCGCCTGCAAGCAGCAGGAGCTTTCCGAATTTTCCCTGCGTGTAACCGACGTCGAATATGACGCCTATATCAGGACGGTGTGA
- a CDS encoding NAD(P)/FAD-dependent oxidoreductase: MAEVTNIPNPGHTSSWYAASANVKTVRPSLEGALEADICIIGGGFTGISAALELSERGYSVIVLEGVRVGFGASGRNGGQIVNGYSRDLETIARRYGHEKAVKLGEMSLEGGAIIRGRVAKYGIDCDLVDGGFFAAFTPKQIREMEAHKAHWEKHGHGGLEMVSKADVGHYVKSDRYAGGMIDRFGGHIHPLNLVQGEAAAAESLGARIFENSRVIAVEQGVNPIVRTATGSVKAKYVLVCGNAYLGSLLPEIGERMMPVSSQVMATEPLDADLIEALLPADYCVEDANYILDYYRRTSDNRLLYGGGIGYGGSDPTDLTGVIRPNMLKTFPQLEKVKIDFAWSGNFALTLTRIPHMGKLSDNIYFSHGDSGHGVTTTHLLGKILGEAVAGHAERFDIWSSLPNYPFPGGKTFRVPLTVLGAWWYGLRDKLGL; encoded by the coding sequence ATGGCTGAGGTAACGAACATTCCCAATCCCGGCCACACATCGTCGTGGTATGCGGCCTCTGCCAATGTCAAAACCGTGCGGCCCTCGCTTGAAGGAGCGCTGGAAGCCGATATCTGCATCATCGGTGGCGGTTTCACCGGCATTTCCGCCGCGTTGGAACTCAGTGAACGTGGTTATTCCGTCATCGTTCTGGAAGGCGTGCGGGTCGGCTTCGGCGCTTCCGGCCGCAATGGTGGCCAGATCGTCAATGGCTATAGCCGTGATCTCGAAACCATCGCCCGACGTTACGGCCACGAAAAGGCGGTGAAGCTCGGAGAAATGTCGCTGGAAGGCGGAGCGATTATCCGCGGTCGCGTCGCCAAATACGGCATTGACTGCGATCTCGTCGATGGCGGCTTCTTTGCCGCCTTTACGCCGAAGCAGATCCGCGAAATGGAGGCTCACAAAGCCCATTGGGAAAAACACGGCCATGGCGGCCTCGAAATGGTCTCCAAGGCGGATGTTGGCCACTATGTGAAAAGCGACCGTTATGCGGGCGGCATGATCGACCGCTTCGGCGGCCACATCCACCCGCTCAATCTGGTGCAGGGCGAAGCGGCAGCGGCCGAAAGCCTCGGAGCCCGCATATTCGAAAATTCGCGCGTCATCGCGGTGGAGCAGGGCGTCAATCCCATCGTGCGCACGGCAACGGGCAGCGTGAAGGCGAAATATGTTCTCGTCTGCGGCAATGCCTATCTCGGCTCCTTGCTGCCGGAAATCGGCGAGCGGATGATGCCGGTCTCAAGCCAGGTCATGGCGACGGAGCCGCTTGATGCCGATCTGATCGAGGCCCTTCTGCCCGCCGATTATTGCGTCGAGGATGCCAATTACATTCTCGATTATTACCGCCGCACGTCGGATAATCGCCTGCTTTACGGCGGTGGCATCGGTTATGGCGGCAGTGATCCGACTGACCTCACCGGTGTTATCCGTCCGAACATGCTGAAGACATTTCCGCAGCTGGAGAAGGTTAAGATCGATTTCGCCTGGAGCGGCAATTTCGCGCTGACCCTGACGCGCATTCCGCATATGGGCAAGCTCTCGGATAATATCTACTTCTCACACGGCGACAGCGGCCATGGGGTGACGACCACCCATCTACTCGGCAAGATATTGGGCGAGGCCGTTGCCGGCCACGCCGAACGTTTCGATATCTGGAGTTCCCTGCCGAACTACCCGTTCCCCGGCGGCAAGACGTTCCGCGTGCCGCTGACCGTGCTTGGTGCGTGGTGGTATGGTTTGAGAGACAAGCTGGGCCTCTAG
- a CDS encoding NAD(P)/FAD-dependent oxidoreductase yields the protein MAADVVVLGAGIIGVSVALQLARRGKSVVLVDRRGPGEETSFGNAGLIQREGVVPYGFPQDLALLLRYSLNNRIDVRYRLSALPKIAPFLGRYWYNSAAIRHAAIARAYTPLIEHSVSEHSILIDEAKAGDLIVKNGWMEAYRTAERRDADYAFAERLAREHGISHTKLDADELATVEPHLSRDFVGGLKWNDPWSVRDPHALTLAYVKLFENLGGTFVRGDASTLSQTTSGWTVRTETGAVEAEHAVVALGPWADTVTERLGYRLPLGVKRGYHMHYAPQEGTKLNNWLIDAERGYFLAPMRKGIRLTTGAEFAERDAPKSPVQIERAERVARTVFPLGGRLDAEPWMGARPCTPDMMPIIGKAPRHRTLWLAFGHAHHGLTLGPITGRVLAETMLGEAPVIAIDAYRPERFNP from the coding sequence ATGGCAGCGGATGTGGTCGTTTTGGGAGCGGGGATCATCGGGGTCTCTGTCGCTTTGCAACTGGCTCGAAGGGGCAAATCGGTGGTGCTGGTGGACCGGCGCGGACCGGGCGAAGAGACCTCTTTCGGCAATGCCGGGCTGATCCAGAGAGAGGGCGTGGTGCCTTACGGCTTCCCGCAGGATCTTGCGCTGCTGCTGCGCTATTCGCTGAATAACAGGATCGATGTCCGCTACCGCCTCTCCGCCCTGCCGAAGATCGCGCCTTTCCTCGGCCGTTACTGGTATAATTCCGCAGCCATCAGGCATGCTGCGATTGCACGCGCCTATACGCCGCTGATCGAACATTCGGTCTCGGAGCACAGCATCCTGATCGATGAGGCGAAGGCGGGCGATCTGATCGTGAAAAATGGCTGGATGGAGGCCTATAGGACCGCCGAAAGGCGGGACGCCGACTATGCCTTTGCCGAGCGTCTCGCGCGCGAGCACGGCATTTCCCACACCAAACTCGATGCCGACGAGCTAGCCACGGTCGAACCGCATCTCAGCCGCGATTTCGTCGGTGGCCTGAAATGGAATGATCCCTGGTCAGTACGCGATCCGCACGCGCTGACGCTTGCCTATGTCAAACTGTTCGAAAACCTCGGCGGAACCTTTGTCCGGGGTGATGCCTCCACCCTCAGCCAGACGACAAGCGGCTGGACGGTGCGCACCGAAACCGGTGCGGTGGAAGCCGAACATGCCGTCGTGGCGCTTGGTCCATGGGCGGATACGGTGACAGAGAGGCTGGGTTATCGTTTGCCGCTCGGCGTGAAGCGTGGCTATCACATGCATTATGCGCCGCAGGAGGGGACGAAGCTCAACAACTGGCTGATCGATGCCGAGCGTGGTTATTTCCTGGCGCCGATGCGAAAAGGCATCCGCCTGACGACCGGTGCGGAATTTGCCGAACGCGATGCGCCGAAATCCCCCGTGCAGATCGAAAGGGCTGAACGGGTTGCCCGCACCGTCTTTCCCCTCGGCGGCAGGCTGGATGCGGAGCCGTGGATGGGTGCCAGGCCCTGCACGCCGGATATGATGCCGATCATCGGTAAGGCGCCGCGCCACAGAACCCTATGGCTCGCCTTCGGGCATGCCCATCACGGACTGACGCTGGGCCCGATAACCGGCCGTGTTCTGGCGGAAACCATGCTGGGAGAAGCGCCGGTTATCGCCATCGATGCTTATCGTCCGGAAAGGTTCAATCCCTGA
- a CDS encoding gluconokinase → MGVSGSGKSTVAEAVAEKLGVAFIEGDKLHPKSNVDKMSEGIPLTDEDRWPWLDLIGAELRKGSDGKGIVVSCSALKKIYRDRLRKATGGPLAFVYLDGSLELLSRRMGERKGHFMPLSLLQTQLATLEVPTGEPGVVTVSIDTTPEEITVNALAGLKTVTF, encoded by the coding sequence ATGGGAGTGAGCGGCTCCGGCAAGTCCACGGTCGCGGAAGCGGTGGCTGAGAAACTGGGCGTTGCCTTCATAGAGGGCGACAAACTACACCCGAAATCCAATGTCGATAAAATGTCCGAGGGTATTCCGCTGACCGACGAAGATCGCTGGCCATGGCTCGATCTGATCGGTGCGGAACTGCGCAAGGGCAGCGACGGCAAGGGTATCGTGGTTTCCTGCTCCGCACTCAAGAAAATCTATCGCGACCGTCTTCGTAAGGCGACCGGTGGCCCACTCGCTTTCGTGTACCTTGATGGCAGCTTGGAGCTTCTCAGCCGGCGCATGGGTGAACGCAAGGGCCATTTCATGCCGCTTTCGCTGCTTCAAACCCAGCTTGCCACGCTGGAAGTGCCGACCGGCGAACCGGGCGTCGTAACCGTCAGCATCGACACTACACCCGAAGAGATCACCGTCAACGCGCTCGCCGGCCTGAAGACGGTAACCTTCTAG